One genomic region from Sorangium aterium encodes:
- a CDS encoding AAA family ATPase has translation MRLLDLSIQNIGPFDEARLEFLSAHDDPVPVAIITGENGTGKTILLDAIRGLFGSHYGRLERALWRNGTPFQIEATLFIDGLQERFLSNQKQNPRGAFDFLPHNTKVVRLPITVEAGQPCPDWVVDFWRSSLPADAYTISQLTRQEPKLFLKDALKGIQRNAAVTELICTFDYLRGSDDPRDRRDGEVLYETIRRIVELSVLDGELSHVDRRAFMPMVRQSGQLVPLSNLSSGNAYLIQHMIGLLGKMYAVHVLRETEASELCKTPGLLLIDEAENHLHPRWQKRFLGDVLSIFPNLQIIATTHSPFIVGSVPGARVFVCRYDRERKTCVVDDATDLYANKPVEEILLSPAFDGTHPFGEEISRLLEERKAAFEAGGSVRRSEIEKQLKDKNPEYFSYIDIEERLQTLHGEGK, from the coding sequence ATGCGACTGCTCGATCTGTCCATCCAGAACATCGGTCCGTTCGATGAGGCACGTCTAGAGTTCCTGTCGGCGCACGACGACCCGGTACCAGTGGCGATCATCACCGGCGAGAACGGGACCGGGAAAACGATTTTGCTTGATGCGATCCGGGGATTGTTCGGCTCGCACTACGGACGCCTTGAGCGCGCACTCTGGCGAAACGGGACACCGTTCCAGATAGAAGCAACCCTGTTCATCGATGGACTCCAGGAAAGATTTCTATCGAACCAAAAACAAAATCCACGAGGAGCATTCGACTTCCTCCCGCACAACACGAAGGTTGTGCGCCTTCCCATCACCGTAGAAGCGGGGCAGCCGTGCCCCGATTGGGTGGTGGATTTCTGGCGCTCTTCACTTCCTGCCGATGCTTACACGATCAGCCAGCTCACGCGTCAGGAACCCAAGCTGTTCCTGAAAGATGCTCTCAAAGGCATCCAGCGCAACGCCGCTGTAACCGAGCTCATTTGCACTTTCGATTACCTTCGCGGCAGCGACGATCCTCGCGATCGCCGGGACGGTGAGGTCCTCTACGAAACGATACGCCGGATCGTCGAGCTCAGCGTGCTCGACGGAGAGTTGAGCCACGTGGACCGTCGCGCCTTCATGCCGATGGTGCGGCAGAGCGGCCAGCTCGTGCCGCTCTCCAACCTGAGCAGCGGGAACGCGTACCTCATCCAGCACATGATCGGATTGCTCGGCAAGATGTACGCCGTGCACGTCCTGCGCGAGACGGAAGCCTCCGAGCTCTGCAAAACGCCTGGACTGCTGCTCATCGACGAGGCCGAGAACCACCTGCATCCTCGCTGGCAGAAGCGCTTCCTGGGCGACGTGCTCAGCATCTTCCCGAATCTTCAGATCATCGCCACGACGCACTCCCCCTTCATTGTCGGCTCGGTCCCAGGCGCCCGGGTGTTCGTCTGTCGCTACGACCGGGAGCGGAAGACCTGCGTGGTCGATGACGCCACAGACCTCTACGCGAACAAGCCGGTGGAGGAGATCCTGCTCTCCCCCGCGTTCGACGGCACGCACCCGTTTGGAGAGGAGATCTCGCGCCTGCTCGAGGAAAGGAAGGCCGCCTTCGAGGCCGGGGGCTCCGTCCGACGGAGCGAGATCGAGAAGCAGCTCAAGGACAAGAACCCCGAGTACTTCTCGTACATCGATATCGAAGAGCGGCTGCAGACGCTGCACGGAGAGGGGAAATGA
- a CDS encoding poly-gamma-glutamate biosynthesis protein PgsC/CapC, protein MLENLPLFPPNGLDRSLHTAVLIGLVFGTFFTETLGWTYAGLVVPGYLATVFFAAPVTAVFIVAESIVTYLFVALIGRWITRTGAWSTAFGRERFYLFIVGAVIVRLFVEGFVVPEVSARYDFVHSRELYSIGLVLVPLIANAFWNSGFLRAAPRLAVVTALTALVLGVLLRTTNLSVSRFQVLNESLSLEFLELPKAHIILVIGALMGARNNVRYGWDYNGILVPGLLAVAWYEPTKLLTTTIEALAVFYLSRWITSVRPFSRMLLVGPRRMIFVYVLGFLVKMAIGFAMVRYAPGLQMVDYFGFGYLLPSLLAVKMWNKEHVGIVIMPTIQVSFTAFLVGNGVGYALVALGWGGAPPPPATAARPVPRIESAALSLVLADTAPRPGPRPRAAAIAADIESRRIAHRLARSVLRDGRPADELLGAAERARVSVAREGDGERPWYVLGPRFDDPDDAPGVPRAAIRKRVGRSPTSAPEWLVLAAPTELGSALPAVALRVAGLLDAAGVVLLSRHGAIRRHDEAFVAAMIDAMEDPQVLIVEPGGGDGPELSVVGSPAGLPVVSIGLGLGAETAMTFRQAAEPSTPLGDAPRLHVPREVAEAVGARSLGAPEAVRWTGTLEDELAKRMVSLTEVQPGRFRPPSLEELRLFDAVVAPRLIAAATRPGGASGAAPPTAWERAILGRLGFREVRIGGTAEAPAAWGIAEPGPDEGGPERRGNPAWLVLTHQSTLPRAASSGDILPTAPSTEAVRSPLTGAMLVEVPAPRWQIGAFGAGLALADALSAQSLLLAGAVPTAEPSGAADVRRAEGLRSYFQRAHEVWVGDGGNALSVQAIEADRTYERDAVISFGYEVVRPGHVPTFAGPLLETLRDLELRVGIFDGTREQVPFSGATDMAMAYAKRFAEGRFAIVYLGSAIRRFFELRRFVEPGQGETRLEARLARLGVTPEPADVAARAQALASCAGTAGAGASGDELCPTRGVTAECDLSAAIEPFRRYTTERNPYYLRAHFSTQTAGPGGAPAPADAPRAGVADASRAGADASRAAVAVAPRAGVAAAARAAAAAALRGSAPAAPRGEAQCHVEIGRDVITGRPWVIAARPGEAQLLPIDGALVAVPGAAVPGGSRLRRAVTVGTSALRVEAAGPGAAPQRVAP, encoded by the coding sequence ATGCTCGAGAACCTGCCGCTCTTTCCACCGAACGGGCTCGATCGGAGCCTCCACACCGCGGTCCTGATCGGCCTCGTCTTCGGGACGTTCTTCACCGAGACGCTCGGCTGGACGTACGCGGGGCTCGTCGTGCCCGGCTACCTCGCGACGGTGTTCTTCGCGGCCCCGGTCACCGCGGTGTTCATCGTCGCGGAGTCGATCGTGACGTACCTGTTCGTCGCGCTGATCGGCCGCTGGATCACCCGGACCGGCGCGTGGTCCACGGCGTTCGGGCGCGAGCGGTTCTACCTGTTCATCGTCGGCGCGGTGATCGTGCGGCTCTTCGTCGAGGGCTTCGTCGTGCCCGAGGTCTCGGCGCGCTACGACTTCGTGCACTCGCGGGAGCTCTACAGCATCGGGCTCGTGCTGGTGCCGCTCATCGCGAACGCCTTCTGGAACAGCGGCTTCCTGCGCGCGGCGCCGCGGCTCGCGGTCGTGACGGCGCTGACGGCGCTCGTGCTCGGCGTGCTGCTCCGGACGACGAACCTCTCGGTCTCGCGCTTCCAGGTGCTCAACGAGAGCCTGTCGCTCGAGTTCCTCGAGCTGCCGAAGGCCCACATCATCCTCGTCATCGGCGCGCTGATGGGCGCGCGCAACAACGTCCGTTACGGGTGGGACTACAACGGCATCCTCGTGCCCGGCCTGCTCGCCGTGGCGTGGTACGAGCCGACGAAGCTGCTCACGACGACGATCGAGGCGCTGGCCGTCTTCTACCTCTCGCGCTGGATCACCTCGGTCCGCCCGTTCTCCCGGATGCTGCTCGTGGGGCCGCGGCGGATGATCTTCGTGTACGTGCTCGGCTTCCTCGTGAAGATGGCGATCGGCTTCGCCATGGTGCGGTACGCGCCGGGGCTGCAGATGGTCGACTACTTCGGCTTCGGTTACCTGCTCCCGAGCCTGCTCGCCGTGAAGATGTGGAACAAGGAGCACGTCGGCATCGTGATCATGCCGACGATCCAGGTGTCGTTCACCGCGTTCCTCGTCGGCAACGGCGTCGGTTATGCGCTCGTGGCGCTCGGCTGGGGCGGCGCGCCGCCGCCGCCCGCGACCGCGGCGAGGCCGGTGCCGCGCATCGAGAGCGCCGCGCTGTCGCTCGTGCTGGCGGACACGGCGCCCCGGCCCGGCCCGCGCCCGAGGGCGGCCGCGATCGCCGCCGACATCGAGTCGCGGCGGATCGCCCACCGGCTCGCGCGCAGCGTGCTGCGCGACGGGCGGCCGGCGGACGAGCTGCTCGGCGCGGCGGAGCGCGCGCGGGTGTCGGTGGCGCGGGAGGGCGACGGCGAGCGGCCGTGGTACGTGCTGGGCCCGCGGTTCGACGATCCGGACGACGCGCCGGGCGTGCCGCGGGCGGCGATCCGCAAGCGCGTCGGCCGGAGCCCGACGTCCGCGCCCGAGTGGCTGGTGCTGGCGGCGCCCACCGAGCTCGGCTCGGCGCTGCCGGCGGTGGCCCTCCGGGTCGCGGGGCTGCTCGACGCGGCGGGGGTCGTGCTCCTGTCGCGCCACGGGGCGATCCGGCGCCACGACGAGGCGTTCGTGGCCGCGATGATCGACGCCATGGAGGACCCCCAGGTGCTCATCGTCGAGCCGGGCGGCGGCGATGGGCCGGAGCTCAGCGTCGTCGGCTCGCCGGCGGGGCTGCCCGTTGTGTCGATCGGCCTGGGGCTCGGCGCCGAGACGGCGATGACGTTCCGCCAGGCGGCGGAGCCGTCGACGCCCCTCGGCGACGCGCCGCGCCTGCACGTGCCGCGCGAGGTCGCCGAGGCGGTCGGCGCGCGCTCGCTCGGCGCGCCGGAGGCCGTGCGCTGGACCGGGACGCTGGAGGACGAGCTCGCGAAGCGGATGGTGTCCTTGACCGAGGTCCAGCCGGGCCGCTTCCGTCCGCCGTCGCTCGAGGAGCTCAGGCTGTTCGACGCCGTTGTGGCGCCGCGGTTGATCGCGGCGGCGACGCGCCCCGGCGGCGCGTCCGGCGCGGCGCCGCCGACCGCGTGGGAGCGGGCGATCCTCGGGCGCCTCGGCTTCCGCGAGGTGCGCATCGGCGGCACGGCCGAGGCGCCGGCGGCGTGGGGCATCGCGGAGCCGGGGCCGGACGAGGGGGGCCCGGAGCGGCGCGGGAACCCGGCGTGGCTCGTGCTGACACATCAGTCCACGCTGCCGCGTGCTGCGTCGAGCGGCGACATCTTGCCCACGGCGCCCTCGACGGAGGCGGTCAGGTCGCCGCTGACGGGCGCGATGCTCGTCGAGGTGCCCGCGCCGCGGTGGCAGATCGGGGCGTTCGGCGCGGGGCTCGCGCTCGCCGACGCGCTCTCGGCGCAGTCGCTGCTGCTCGCCGGGGCGGTGCCCACGGCGGAGCCGAGCGGGGCCGCCGACGTGCGGCGCGCCGAGGGGCTGCGCAGCTACTTCCAGCGGGCGCACGAGGTCTGGGTCGGAGACGGCGGCAATGCGCTGTCGGTGCAGGCGATCGAGGCGGATCGGACCTACGAGCGGGACGCGGTGATCTCGTTCGGGTACGAGGTCGTGCGGCCGGGGCACGTGCCGACGTTCGCGGGGCCGCTGCTGGAGACGCTGCGCGATCTCGAGCTGCGCGTGGGGATCTTCGACGGCACGCGCGAGCAGGTGCCGTTCAGCGGCGCGACGGACATGGCGATGGCCTACGCGAAGCGCTTCGCCGAGGGGCGGTTCGCGATCGTGTACCTGGGCAGCGCGATCCGGCGCTTCTTCGAGCTCCGGCGCTTCGTGGAGCCGGGGCAGGGGGAGACGCGCCTCGAGGCGCGGCTCGCGCGGCTCGGCGTGACGCCCGAGCCGGCCGACGTGGCAGCGCGCGCCCAGGCGCTCGCGTCGTGCGCGGGGACCGCCGGCGCAGGCGCGAGCGGGGACGAGCTCTGCCCGACCCGGGGCGTGACCGCAGAGTGCGATCTCTCCGCTGCGATAGAGCCCTTCCGGCGCTACACGACCGAGCGGAACCCGTACTACCTGAGGGCGCACTTCTCGACGCAGACGGCCGGGCCGGGGGGCGCTCCGGCGCCGGCGGACGCGCCGCGGGCGGGCGTGGCGGACGCGTCGCGGGCAGGGGCGGACGCGTCGCGGGCAGCGGTGGCGGTGGCGCCTCGGGCAGGGGTGGCGGCCGCGGCGCGCGCCGCGGCGGCGGCCGCGCTGCGCGGGAGCGCGCCGGCCGCGCCGCGGGGCGAGGCGCAATGCCATGTGGAGATCGGGCGCGACGTGATCACGGGGCGCCCGTGGGTGATCGCGGCGCGGCCGGGGGAGGCGCAGCTGCTGCCGATCGACGGCGCGCTCGTCGCGGTGCCGGGCGCGGCCGTGCCCGGCGGTTCGCGGCTGCGGCGCGCGGTCACCGTCGGCACGAGCGCGCTCCGGGTCGAGGCGGCCGGGCCCGGAGCGGCGCCGCAGCGGGTGGCCCCGTGA
- a CDS encoding PEGA domain-containing protein has translation MAETTTSPLGKCLVAVPILRLADTRRGAGRARGARAFAGLASAVAVALGGAAAHAQEPGRDPVAAEALFKAGRALVDKGDDAAGCPKFEASLALNPSASTQINIARCREREGKLATAWHDYHRALVLNRETAGEQRRRSLEEVANKGIAALEPRVPKLVIVVKGAPAGMEVLRDGTALPAAALGEPLPVDPGPHEIRASAPGHQVETRSITLAEGETTTVELTLRPAATAATSAAKPPTKASEARGGGAPTWAWISGAAGIALAGASVGFLIDDLSAISALRESCRDVAGGTYCDPGYDFASDNARKNRDFGLFVGLGAAGLVAMGVAAYGIVRSGGEEAPAAVALPWIAPSGAGASISGSF, from the coding sequence ATGGCGGAAACGACGACGAGCCCGCTCGGGAAATGCCTTGTTGCGGTGCCCATCCTTCGCCTCGCCGACACCCGTCGTGGTGCTGGCCGCGCGCGAGGCGCGCGCGCCTTCGCCGGCCTCGCGTCCGCTGTCGCGGTCGCGCTCGGCGGCGCGGCGGCGCACGCGCAGGAGCCCGGGCGCGACCCGGTGGCCGCGGAGGCGCTCTTCAAGGCCGGGCGCGCGCTCGTCGACAAGGGGGACGACGCGGCGGGGTGCCCGAAGTTCGAGGCGAGCCTCGCGCTCAACCCCTCGGCGAGCACCCAGATCAACATCGCGCGTTGCCGCGAGCGCGAGGGCAAGCTCGCGACGGCGTGGCACGATTACCACCGGGCCCTCGTCCTGAACCGCGAGACGGCCGGGGAGCAGCGGCGACGAAGCCTGGAGGAGGTCGCGAACAAGGGGATCGCGGCCCTCGAGCCTCGCGTGCCGAAGCTCGTGATCGTGGTCAAGGGCGCGCCCGCCGGCATGGAGGTGCTGCGCGACGGTACGGCGCTCCCGGCGGCCGCGCTCGGAGAGCCCCTGCCGGTCGATCCCGGCCCGCACGAGATCCGCGCGAGCGCCCCCGGGCACCAGGTAGAGACCCGTTCGATAACGCTCGCGGAGGGCGAGACGACGACGGTCGAGCTCACGCTGCGACCCGCGGCCACGGCCGCGACCAGCGCCGCGAAGCCGCCCACCAAGGCGAGCGAGGCGCGAGGCGGGGGCGCCCCGACCTGGGCCTGGATCTCCGGAGCCGCCGGGATCGCCCTTGCCGGCGCGTCGGTCGGGTTCCTGATCGACGACCTCTCCGCGATCAGCGCATTGCGCGAGAGCTGCCGCGATGTCGCCGGCGGGACGTACTGCGATCCCGGCTATGATTTCGCGTCCGACAACGCGCGCAAGAACCGCGATTTCGGCCTCTTCGTCGGCCTGGGCGCCGCGGGGCTCGTGGCGATGGGGGTGGCCGCCTATGGGATCGTCCGGTCGGGCGGCGAAGAGGCGCCGGCGGCCGTCGCGCTCCCGTGGATCGCGCCGTCCGGCGCTGGCGCCAGCATCTCCGGGAGCTTCTGA
- a CDS encoding HNH endonuclease — translation MSHHKCFYCEQSTKQTQREVDHYIDVAEDPTRAFSWENLYLSCWECNHQKQPHRAISATCCVDPCAPDAQPSAHLMFEKELIRAREGSAQGLATIKKYKLDRKDLDHKRLKQLQLFNEALVRIKDAQIADGRKDMNENEKAVLRGFCQPDFPFSLMFKVHLEQHRL, via the coding sequence ATGAGCCATCACAAATGCTTCTACTGCGAACAGAGCACGAAACAGACGCAACGCGAGGTCGACCACTACATCGACGTTGCTGAAGATCCGACGCGCGCGTTCAGTTGGGAGAACCTTTACCTGTCCTGCTGGGAGTGCAATCATCAAAAGCAGCCTCACAGAGCCATTTCGGCGACCTGCTGCGTGGACCCTTGCGCTCCGGATGCTCAGCCTTCCGCTCACCTGATGTTCGAGAAGGAGCTCATTCGAGCTCGAGAAGGCTCCGCCCAAGGACTCGCGACCATCAAGAAGTACAAGCTCGACCGGAAGGATCTGGACCACAAACGGCTGAAGCAGCTTCAACTTTTCAACGAAGCGCTCGTCCGCATCAAGGATGCCCAGATCGCCGACGGCCGGAAGGACATGAACGAAAACGAGAAGGCGGTGCTGCGAGGCTTCTGCCAGCCCGATTTTCCATTTTCCCTCATGTTCAAGGTGCACCTCGAGCAGCACCGCCTATGA
- a CDS encoding IS1182 family transposase, protein MERWLPPVELSRQEQALMKRLTRVRALFGFLRQHRHELFDETFQEQLEGMYRTTGAGEAPHPPALMCMVTLLQGYVGASDAEAVELSVVDLRWQMVLGCLGAATPPFSQGALQAFRERMVAHEMDRMLLERTVALVRSGAITEGERRAVSKALRVAIDSRPLAGAGRVEDTINLLGHAARSIVRVVSKITERPPEEICRKAGIPLLLAPSIKAGLDLDWSDPKQKAAAIQILERQVSSLQQWVDRHMDVVVEQPLRTYLEAVTQVRDQDLETADDGTVRIRQGVAPDRRVSIEDAEMRHGRKSRSKRFDGYKEHIARDLDLPVIVACAVTPANRPEEEGAAPIAEDVQHQRLRLVELHIDRAYVHSSVVDDVIRAGGQVFSKPWGQRARSPELFSKRDFKINLRAKTITCPAGQIEVFEPGDTVEFDPEECGACPLRAKCTQAASGRGRTVSIAEDEALQGKFRKLQQTGPGRAVLRQRTAVEHALAHIAARKGHSARYIGARRNLFDLRRAATIQNLEAAQRLIQEAA, encoded by the coding sequence ATGGAACGATGGTTGCCGCCGGTGGAGCTGTCGCGGCAAGAGCAGGCGCTGATGAAGCGGCTGACGCGCGTGAGAGCACTGTTCGGCTTTCTCAGGCAGCACCGGCACGAGCTGTTCGATGAGACGTTCCAGGAGCAGCTGGAGGGCATGTACCGGACGACGGGGGCCGGTGAGGCGCCGCATCCACCGGCGCTGATGTGCATGGTCACGCTGCTCCAAGGCTACGTCGGCGCATCGGATGCCGAGGCGGTGGAGTTGTCCGTCGTCGACCTGCGCTGGCAGATGGTGCTCGGCTGCCTGGGTGCGGCGACGCCGCCGTTTTCGCAGGGCGCGCTGCAGGCGTTCCGAGAGCGGATGGTCGCGCACGAGATGGACCGGATGCTGCTGGAGCGGACCGTGGCGCTTGTTCGGTCCGGCGCGATAACGGAGGGCGAGAGGCGTGCGGTGTCCAAAGCGCTGCGCGTGGCCATCGATAGCCGCCCTTTAGCGGGGGCCGGGCGGGTTGAGGACACGATCAACCTGCTCGGCCACGCTGCCCGCAGCATCGTCCGCGTCGTGTCGAAGATCACCGAGCGTCCGCCCGAGGAGATCTGCCGCAAGGCGGGCATCCCGCTGCTGCTGGCTCCCAGCATCAAGGCCGGGCTCGACCTGGACTGGAGCGACCCGAAACAGAAGGCGGCGGCGATTCAGATCCTGGAGCGGCAGGTCTCGTCGCTGCAGCAGTGGGTCGACCGCCACATGGACGTCGTCGTCGAGCAGCCGCTTCGCACCTATCTGGAGGCGGTCACACAGGTTCGAGACCAGGACCTGGAAACGGCCGACGATGGGACCGTTCGCATCCGGCAAGGCGTTGCGCCTGACCGCCGTGTATCCATTGAAGACGCCGAGATGCGCCACGGCCGCAAGAGCCGCTCGAAGCGCTTCGACGGCTATAAGGAGCACATCGCACGCGACCTTGACCTTCCCGTGATTGTCGCCTGCGCGGTTACGCCAGCGAATCGGCCTGAAGAAGAGGGGGCCGCTCCGATCGCCGAGGACGTCCAGCATCAGCGGCTGCGCCTCGTCGAGCTGCACATCGATCGCGCCTACGTCCACAGTTCCGTCGTTGACGACGTGATCCGCGCTGGCGGCCAGGTGTTCTCGAAGCCTTGGGGGCAGCGGGCTCGCAGCCCCGAGTTATTCAGCAAGCGCGACTTCAAGATCAACCTGCGCGCCAAGACAATCACGTGTCCAGCGGGACAGATCGAGGTGTTCGAACCGGGCGATACGGTCGAGTTTGACCCTGAGGAGTGTGGCGCGTGCCCCCTCCGAGCCAAGTGCACGCAAGCTGCCTCGGGGCGAGGGCGGACCGTGTCCATCGCCGAGGATGAAGCTCTGCAGGGCAAGTTCCGGAAGTTGCAGCAGACCGGGCCAGGACGCGCCGTGCTCCGGCAGCGGACAGCTGTGGAGCATGCGCTCGCCCATATCGCGGCGCGGAAAGGACACAGCGCACGCTACATCGGCGCCAGGAGAAATCTGTTCGACCTCCGGCGCGCCGCAACCATCCAGAATCTTGAGGCGGCCCAGCGGCTGATCCAGGAGGCTGCATAA
- a CDS encoding formylglycine-generating enzyme family protein: protein MAIPLVAAGACIPDVEPTAGVVVGGQFNRLNDARYPATVADFQLDRFEVTVGRFRQFVAGYPATRPKAGAGAHPLIQGSGWDPAWDASLPAGQDELRASLECDPNFRTWTDEPAGNEAAPINCASWYLAFAFCAWDEGRLPTEAEWNYAAVGGNEQRAYPWGDEAPSQELAVYGCDTTTTVCPIPSVGSKSPAGDGKWGQADLAGSLFEWVLDYHADLTETCNNCAALTDGGYGRGSRGGAFSHTEETLSPTYRIGELPERTLSFYGFRCARGE from the coding sequence ATGGCGATCCCGCTGGTCGCGGCGGGCGCGTGCATCCCTGACGTGGAGCCCACGGCGGGCGTGGTGGTGGGCGGCCAGTTCAACCGCCTGAACGACGCGCGTTATCCGGCCACGGTCGCCGACTTCCAGCTCGATCGCTTCGAGGTGACGGTGGGCCGGTTCCGGCAGTTCGTCGCGGGCTACCCGGCGACCAGGCCGAAGGCGGGAGCGGGCGCCCATCCGCTCATCCAGGGCAGCGGCTGGGATCCGGCGTGGGATGCGAGCTTGCCCGCGGGGCAGGACGAGCTGCGGGCCTCGCTGGAATGCGACCCCAATTTTCGGACGTGGACCGACGAGCCCGCCGGCAACGAGGCAGCGCCGATCAACTGCGCGAGCTGGTATCTCGCGTTCGCCTTCTGCGCCTGGGACGAGGGCCGGCTGCCCACAGAGGCGGAGTGGAACTACGCAGCGGTCGGGGGGAACGAGCAGCGCGCCTATCCGTGGGGAGACGAGGCCCCGAGCCAGGAGCTGGCGGTGTACGGCTGCGATACCACGACGACTGTGTGCCCGATCCCGTCTGTCGGGTCGAAATCCCCGGCGGGCGACGGGAAATGGGGGCAAGCCGATCTGGCGGGGAGCTTGTTCGAGTGGGTCCTCGACTACCATGCCGATCTGACGGAGACGTGCAACAACTGCGCGGCGCTGACCGACGGAGGCTACGGGAGGGGCTCCCGCGGAGGGGCGTTCTCCCACACCGAGGAGACGCTCAGCCCGACATACCGTATTGGCGAGCTGCCGGAGAGGACGCTGTCTTTCTACGGGTTCCGCTGCGCGCGCGGTGAGTAG